One Verrucomicrobiota bacterium DNA segment encodes these proteins:
- a CDS encoding carbohydrate ABC transporter permease → IMQYQGQYGTDWGKVLAFVSLTLAPAVFFYLLAQKHIIAGLTSGAVKG, encoded by the coding sequence GGATCATGCAGTACCAGGGCCAGTACGGGACCGATTGGGGCAAGGTGCTGGCCTTTGTGAGCCTGACGCTGGCGCCGGCGGTGTTCTTTTACCTGCTGGCCCAGAAGCACATCATCGCCGGCCTGACCTCCGGCGCCGTCAAGGGGTAA